In one window of Thalassococcus arenae DNA:
- the rpsF gene encoding 30S ribosomal protein S6, translating to MPLYEHVFIARQDLSPAQAESLIEHFGTVLADNGGKLVENEYWGVKTMAYKINKNRKGHYAFLRTDAPAEAVQEMERLMRLHDDVMRVLTIKVDAHEEGPSAQMQKRDERGDRRERRA from the coding sequence ATGCCGCTTTACGAGCATGTTTTCATCGCGCGCCAGGACCTTTCCCCGGCGCAGGCCGAAAGCCTCATCGAACACTTTGGCACCGTCCTTGCCGACAATGGCGGCAAACTCGTCGAGAACGAGTATTGGGGCGTCAAGACGATGGCCTACAAGATCAACAAGAACCGCAAGGGCCACTACGCCTTTCTGCGCACCGATGCACCGGCCGAAGCCGTGCAGGAGATGGAGCGCCTGATGCGGCTGCATGACGACGTGATGCGCGTGCTGACCATCAAGGTCGACGCCCACGAGGAAGGCCCCTCGGCACAGATGCAGAAACGCGACGAACGCGGCGACCGCCGCGAACGCCGGGCCTGA
- the rpsR gene encoding 30S ribosomal protein S18, producing the protein MAAKPFFRRRKVCPFSGDDAPKIDYKDTKLLQRYISERGKIVPSRITAVSAKKQRELARAIKRARFLALLPYAVK; encoded by the coding sequence ATGGCAGCCAAACCGTTTTTCCGCCGCCGCAAGGTCTGCCCCTTCTCGGGGGACGATGCGCCGAAGATCGACTACAAGGACACCAAGCTGTTGCAGCGCTACATTTCCGAGCGCGGCAAGATCGTGCCCAGCCGCATCACCGCGGTGTCGGCCAAGAAGCAGCGTGAGCTGGCCCGTGCGATCAAGCGCGCCCGCTTTCTCGCCCTGCTGCCCTACGCCGTGAAATAA
- the rplI gene encoding 50S ribosomal protein L9, which produces MQVILLERVAKLGQMGDIVDVRPGYARNYLLLQGKALTASKENIAQFEAQKAQLEARNLETKKEADAMAAKLDGQKFIVIRQASDGGALYGSVTTRDAADVATEAGFSLDRKQVLITRPIKELGLHEVEVHLHPEVMVTITLNVARSPEEAELQASGKTIQEAAAEEEAQAEFEIAELFDDIGSAATDDADLVPTPEAANEGEDEQP; this is translated from the coding sequence ATGCAAGTCATTCTTCTCGAACGCGTGGCCAAGCTGGGCCAGATGGGCGACATCGTCGATGTCCGCCCGGGCTATGCGCGCAACTACCTGCTGCTGCAGGGCAAGGCGCTGACCGCATCCAAGGAAAACATCGCCCAGTTCGAAGCGCAGAAGGCGCAGCTCGAGGCGCGCAACCTCGAGACCAAGAAAGAGGCCGATGCGATGGCCGCCAAGCTGGACGGTCAGAAGTTCATCGTGATTCGCCAGGCTTCGGACGGCGGCGCGCTCTATGGTTCCGTCACCACCCGTGACGCCGCGGACGTGGCCACCGAAGCGGGCTTCAGCCTTGATCGCAAGCAGGTGCTGATCACCCGCCCGATCAAGGAACTGGGCCTGCACGAGGTCGAGGTTCACCTGCACCCCGAAGTGATGGTCACGATCACCCTGAACGTCGCGCGGTCGCCCGAGGAGGCCGAATTGCAGGCTTCGGGCAAGACCATTCAGGAAGCCGCCGCCGAGGAAGAGGCACAGGCCGAATTCGAGATCGCGGAGCTGTTCGACGACATCGGCTCGGCCGCGACGGACGATGCCGACCTTGTCCCGACACCGGAAGCCGCGAACGAAGGCGAAGACGAACAGCCCTGA
- a CDS encoding GNAT family N-acetyltransferase: MQKLTTAPTLTTLRLVLRGPVREDLPVFTRFMTSAPSMVALRETVTAEQAWFGFLAGIGHWHWHGFGFFTVVDRQTGHPVGRVGLIKHSNWPDVELAWHLFEGAEGNGFATEAAMAVKTWAREQLGLESLHSYIDRQNTRSQAVAKRLGAVTDGTRALHEPDAEVWVHAVRRH, encoded by the coding sequence ATGCAAAAACTCACGACCGCACCCACGCTGACGACGCTCCGACTGGTTCTACGCGGGCCCGTGCGGGAAGATCTGCCAGTGTTCACCCGATTCATGACAAGTGCCCCGTCCATGGTCGCCCTGCGAGAGACGGTCACGGCCGAACAGGCCTGGTTCGGATTCCTGGCCGGTATTGGCCATTGGCATTGGCACGGCTTCGGCTTTTTCACTGTGGTTGACCGGCAGACAGGGCATCCCGTCGGCCGAGTGGGCTTGATCAAACATTCGAACTGGCCGGACGTGGAACTGGCATGGCACCTGTTCGAAGGCGCGGAAGGAAACGGATTTGCCACCGAAGCTGCGATGGCCGTCAAGACATGGGCCCGTGAGCAACTGGGTTTGGAGAGCCTGCACAGCTACATCGACCGGCAGAATACGCGTTCGCAGGCCGTGGCAAAGCGGCTTGGTGCCGTCACGGACGGAACACGGGCCCTGCATGAACCGGACGCGGAGGTGTGGGTGCACGCAGTGCGACGCCATTGA
- the tig gene encoding trigger factor yields the protein MQVTETLKDGLKRGYAITVTAKQLEDKVMEKLVEAQPDIEMKGFRKGKVPLPLLKKQFGQRLLGEAMQETIDGAMNKHFEESGDRPALQPQVKMTNEDWKEGDDVHVEMTYEALPEVPELDTSKIKVQRLVVEPAEADVDEALASLAETAQDFKDRKKGAKAKDGDQVVIDFLGKVDGEAFEGGAAEDYPLTLGSGSFIPGFEEQLVGVKAGDKKDVEVKFPDEYGAEHLAGKDAVFEVTVKAVKEPVAAAIDDELAKKFGAEDLDALKGQIRDRLSAEYAGAARQVMKRAILDELDKLVDFDLPPTLVEAEAKQIAHQLWHEENPDVHGHDHPDIEPTEEHNKLAVRRVRLGLLLADLGQKSEIEVTDSEMTQAIMNQARQYPGQERAFFDYVRQNPQMQQQLRAPIFEDKVIDQIAEAAKVSEKKVSKEDLQKAVEALDDE from the coding sequence ATGCAGGTCACCGAAACACTCAAGGACGGTCTCAAGCGCGGCTACGCCATCACGGTCACCGCCAAACAGCTCGAAGACAAGGTCATGGAAAAGCTGGTCGAGGCGCAGCCCGACATCGAGATGAAGGGCTTTCGCAAGGGCAAGGTGCCCCTGCCGCTGCTGAAAAAGCAGTTCGGCCAGCGCCTGCTGGGCGAGGCGATGCAGGAAACCATCGACGGCGCCATGAACAAGCATTTCGAGGAAAGCGGCGACCGCCCGGCGCTCCAGCCTCAGGTCAAGATGACCAACGAGGACTGGAAGGAAGGCGACGACGTGCATGTCGAGATGACCTACGAGGCGCTGCCGGAGGTGCCCGAACTCGACACTTCCAAGATCAAGGTTCAGCGCCTGGTGGTCGAACCGGCCGAAGCCGACGTGGACGAGGCGCTGGCGTCGCTGGCCGAGACCGCGCAGGATTTCAAGGATCGCAAGAAGGGCGCCAAGGCCAAGGACGGCGACCAGGTGGTCATCGACTTCCTGGGCAAGGTCGACGGCGAAGCCTTCGAGGGCGGCGCAGCCGAGGATTACCCGCTGACGCTCGGTTCGGGCAGCTTCATTCCCGGCTTCGAAGAGCAGCTGGTCGGCGTCAAGGCCGGCGACAAGAAGGATGTCGAGGTCAAGTTCCCCGATGAATACGGTGCCGAGCACCTAGCCGGCAAGGACGCGGTTTTCGAGGTGACGGTCAAGGCCGTCAAGGAACCGGTCGCAGCCGCGATCGACGACGAACTGGCCAAGAAATTCGGCGCCGAGGATCTCGACGCCCTCAAGGGGCAGATCCGCGACCGGCTGTCGGCCGAATACGCCGGAGCCGCCCGCCAGGTGATGAAGCGCGCGATCCTCGACGAACTGGACAAGCTGGTGGATTTCGACCTGCCGCCGACCCTGGTCGAAGCCGAAGCCAAACAGATCGCGCATCAATTGTGGCACGAGGAAAACCCCGACGTGCACGGCCACGATCACCCCGATATCGAGCCGACCGAGGAGCACAACAAACTGGCCGTGCGCCGGGTGCGGCTGGGTCTGCTGCTGGCCGATCTGGGTCAGAAGTCGGAAATCGAGGTCACCGATTCCGAGATGACCCAGGCGATCATGAACCAGGCCCGTCAGTATCCGGGCCAGGAACGCGCCTTTTTCGATTACGTCCGGCAGAACCCGCAGATGCAGCAGCAACTGCGCGCGCCGATCTTCGAAGACAAGGTGATCGACCAGATCGCCGAAGCTGCGAAAGTGTCCGAAAAGAAGGTTTCGAAGGAAGACCTGCAAAAGGCGGTCGAGGCGCTGGACGACGAATAA
- a CDS encoding Hint domain-containing protein, producing the protein MEPKTVRRETGQRSARHIDSDTALNALVAGTVVLTLDGALPVEYLNPGDRVITRDSGMAVLRAVRRMRLRVPAVSIGADTLGNARPDADVVLPANQEVLVRDWRAQALFGAERALVPAARLVDGEYIRHLGPVDLDLVALVFDAPHILYADGLEVAAAAPETVSA; encoded by the coding sequence ATGGAACCGAAAACGGTCCGGCGTGAAACGGGGCAGCGCTCCGCACGTCATATCGATTCCGATACCGCTTTGAACGCGCTGGTCGCCGGCACTGTCGTGCTGACGCTGGATGGCGCGTTGCCGGTCGAATATCTCAACCCGGGTGACCGCGTGATCACCCGCGACAGCGGCATGGCCGTGCTGCGCGCGGTGCGGCGGATGCGGCTGCGCGTGCCGGCCGTGTCGATCGGCGCCGATACGCTGGGCAATGCCCGGCCCGATGCGGATGTGGTCCTGCCCGCCAACCAGGAGGTGCTGGTGCGCGACTGGCGTGCGCAGGCGCTGTTCGGTGCGGAACGGGCACTGGTGCCCGCGGCGCGGCTGGTGGACGGCGAATACATCCGCCATCTGGGCCCGGTCGATCTGGATCTGGTGGCGCTGGTCTTCGACGCGCCGCATATCCTGTACGCCGATGGGCTCGAGGTCGCGGCTGCGGCGCCGGAGACGGTTTCCGCGTGA
- a CDS encoding NAD(P)H-hydrate dehydratase, with amino-acid sequence MTEVLTAAQMRAIEKASIDSGAVTGLELMERAGRGVVEAVFEEWPELAKAPHRAVVLCGPGNNGGDGFVVARLLKEWGWEVEVFLYGDPAKLPPDARVNYERWCALGDVAIRAIDPPPLMDDTLRTAEKFELLVDALFGTGLTRPFKGLYTICAQMRDELRKNKVRVVAVDIPTGLCSDSGRVLGTVLSADLTVTFHARKIGHVLDYGSENCGKVAVATIGLEGSPRPRVGAKPPTSGAVRGCPAVPPGAWVTLIEAPRSGVPKSGAHKYTHGHALILTGGSGRTGAARLAARGALRIGAGLVTLGVPGSAQQEVACQITALMLARVDDGAGLAEVLQDDRLNALCLGPGLGVARARDLVPVAVRAKHTPHVVLDADVLTAFADDPQGLFAVLHEHCMLTPHGGEFARLFPDLAEKLNAPAEKGPAYSKVDATREAAKRAGCVVLFKGADTVIADPSGRCSINAAVYDRAAPWLATAGSGDVLAGFITGLLARGLDPMPAAETAAWLHVECARRFGPGLIAEDLPEELPKVFRDLGL; translated from the coding sequence GTGACGGAAGTTCTGACGGCGGCGCAGATGCGGGCCATCGAAAAGGCTTCGATCGACAGCGGCGCGGTGACCGGGCTCGAGCTGATGGAACGCGCCGGACGCGGTGTGGTCGAAGCGGTGTTCGAGGAATGGCCGGAGCTTGCCAAGGCCCCGCACCGGGCCGTGGTGCTGTGCGGACCGGGCAACAATGGCGGCGACGGATTTGTCGTGGCGCGGCTGCTGAAGGAATGGGGCTGGGAGGTGGAGGTGTTTCTCTACGGCGACCCGGCCAAACTGCCGCCGGACGCGCGCGTGAATTACGAGCGGTGGTGCGCATTGGGGGACGTCGCAATTCGCGCCATCGACCCGCCGCCGCTGATGGATGACACCCTGAGAACAGCGGAAAAGTTCGAGTTGCTTGTGGACGCGCTTTTTGGAACCGGGCTCACGCGTCCATTCAAGGGGCTATACACCATATGCGCCCAAATGCGGGACGAGTTGCGAAAGAACAAGGTTCGGGTGGTTGCGGTCGATATCCCCACAGGTCTTTGCTCTGACAGTGGTCGGGTCTTGGGCACTGTCCTCTCGGCGGACCTGACCGTCACGTTCCATGCTCGAAAGATCGGTCACGTTTTGGACTACGGGTCGGAGAATTGTGGCAAGGTCGCGGTTGCAACGATCGGACTGGAGGGGAGCCCCCGGCCGCGGGTGGGGGCAAAGCCCCCGACCAGCGGGGCGGTCAGGGGCTGCCCGGCGGTGCCGCCGGGCGCATGGGTGACCTTAATCGAGGCGCCTCGCTCCGGCGTCCCCAAATCTGGTGCGCACAAATACACCCACGGTCACGCCCTGATCCTCACCGGCGGATCGGGCCGCACCGGCGCGGCGCGACTGGCCGCGCGCGGCGCGCTGCGGATCGGGGCCGGGCTGGTGACGCTGGGCGTGCCGGGATCGGCGCAGCAGGAGGTGGCGTGCCAGATCACGGCGCTGATGTTGGCGCGGGTCGACGACGGGGCCGGGCTGGCGGAGGTGTTGCAGGACGACCGGCTGAACGCGCTCTGCCTGGGGCCGGGATTGGGTGTGGCGCGGGCGCGGGACCTGGTGCCGGTGGCGGTGCGTGCAAAGCACACACCCCACGTCGTGCTCGACGCCGATGTGCTGACCGCCTTCGCGGACGACCCACAGGGGCTGTTCGCGGTGCTGCATGAGCATTGCATGCTGACCCCGCATGGCGGCGAATTCGCGCGGCTCTTCCCTGACCTCGCGGAGAAACTGAACGCCCCAGCCGAAAAGGGCCCGGCCTATTCCAAGGTCGACGCAACGCGAGAGGCGGCCAAGCGGGCGGGCTGCGTGGTGCTGTTCAAGGGGGCGGACACGGTTATCGCCGACCCGTCGGGCCGCTGTTCGATCAACGCCGCCGTTTACGACCGCGCCGCGCCGTGGCTGGCCACAGCCGGGTCGGGCGACGTGCTGGCCGGGTTCATCACCGGCTTGCTGGCGCGCGGACTCGATCCGATGCCCGCGGCGGAAACCGCGGCGTGGTTGCATGTGGAATGCGCACGCCGCTTTGGCCCCGGCCTGATCGCCGAAGACCTGCCCGAAGAACTGCCGAAAGTCTTTCGCGATCTGGGGCTGTAG
- a CDS encoding P-II family nitrogen regulator gives MKKIEAIIKPFKLDEVKEALQEAGIQGLSVVEVKGFGRQKGHTELYRGAEYVVDFLPKVKIEVVLDDDQVDGAIEAIVGAAKTDKIGDGKIFVSSIEQAIRIRTGETGSDAI, from the coding sequence ATGAAAAAGATCGAGGCGATCATCAAACCGTTCAAACTCGACGAGGTGAAGGAAGCGCTGCAGGAGGCCGGCATCCAGGGCCTCAGCGTGGTCGAGGTCAAGGGCTTCGGCCGCCAGAAAGGCCATACCGAATTGTATCGCGGTGCCGAATACGTGGTGGATTTCCTGCCCAAGGTGAAAATCGAGGTGGTGCTGGACGACGACCAGGTCGACGGCGCGATCGAGGCCATTGTCGGCGCCGCGAAGACCGACAAGATCGGCGACGGAAAGATCTTCGTCAGTTCGATCGAACAGGCGATCCGTATCCGTACCGGCGAGACCGGCTCGGACGCGATCTGA
- the glnA gene encoding type I glutamate--ammonia ligase, with protein sequence MSNSAVLKLMKDEDVAYVDIRFTDPRGKLQHVTVMADQVDEDFLEEGFMFDGSSIAGWKSIEASDMKLMPDTESAYLDPFYAEKTLCIHCTVVEPDTGEPYARDPRGTALKAEAYLKASGIGDVSYWGPEAEFFLFDDVRYSNTMNKVSYEVDALDAAWNTDTEYEMGNTGHRPGVKGGYFPVNPIDDGQDIRSEMLSTMKRLGMKVDKHHHEVASCQHELGLIFGPLTKQADELQKYKYVIHNVAQAYGKSATFMPKPIYGDNGTGMHCNMSIWKDGKPLFAGDKYADLSQEALWYIGGILKHAKTLNAFTNPSTNSYKRLIPGFEAPVLRAYSARNRSGCIRIPWTESPKAKRVEARFPDPSANPYLCFAALLMAGLDGIKNKIDPGEAMDKNLYDLPPEELEGIPTVCGSLREAIDALKADHAFLLAGDVFTKDQIDGYVDLKMEEIELYEHTPHPVEFGMYYSC encoded by the coding sequence ATGAGCAATTCCGCAGTTCTCAAGCTGATGAAGGACGAGGACGTCGCTTATGTCGACATCCGGTTCACCGATCCGCGCGGCAAGCTGCAGCACGTGACGGTGATGGCCGACCAGGTCGACGAGGATTTCCTGGAAGAAGGCTTCATGTTCGATGGTTCGTCGATTGCCGGCTGGAAATCGATCGAAGCGTCCGACATGAAACTGATGCCCGACACCGAAAGCGCGTATCTCGATCCGTTCTATGCCGAAAAGACGCTGTGCATTCATTGCACCGTGGTCGAGCCCGACACCGGCGAACCCTATGCGCGCGACCCGCGCGGCACCGCTCTCAAGGCAGAGGCCTATCTGAAGGCGTCCGGCATCGGCGACGTGTCCTATTGGGGCCCCGAGGCGGAATTCTTCCTGTTCGACGACGTGCGGTATTCGAACACCATGAACAAGGTGTCCTACGAGGTCGACGCGCTTGACGCGGCCTGGAACACCGATACCGAATACGAGATGGGCAACACCGGCCACCGCCCGGGCGTCAAGGGCGGCTATTTCCCGGTCAACCCGATCGACGACGGCCAGGACATCCGCAGCGAAATGCTGTCGACGATGAAGCGGCTCGGCATGAAGGTCGACAAGCACCACCACGAGGTGGCCTCGTGCCAGCACGAGCTTGGCCTGATCTTCGGCCCCCTGACCAAGCAGGCGGACGAGCTGCAGAAATACAAGTACGTGATCCACAACGTGGCGCAAGCCTACGGCAAGTCGGCCACCTTCATGCCCAAGCCGATCTACGGCGACAACGGCACCGGGATGCACTGCAACATGTCGATCTGGAAGGACGGCAAGCCGCTGTTCGCCGGCGACAAATATGCCGATCTCAGCCAGGAAGCCCTTTGGTACATCGGCGGCATCCTCAAGCACGCCAAGACGTTGAACGCGTTCACCAACCCGTCGACCAACTCCTACAAGCGCCTGATCCCCGGCTTCGAAGCCCCGGTGCTGCGCGCCTATTCGGCACGCAACCGGTCGGGCTGCATCCGTATTCCGTGGACCGAAAGCCCCAAGGCCAAGCGCGTCGAAGCCCGCTTCCCCGATCCGTCGGCGAACCCCTACCTGTGCTTCGCCGCGCTGCTGATGGCCGGTCTCGACGGGATCAAGAACAAGATCGATCCGGGCGAAGCGATGGACAAGAACCTCTACGATCTGCCGCCGGAAGAGCTGGAAGGTATCCCGACGGTCTGCGGCTCGTTGCGCGAAGCCATCGACGCCCTGAAGGCCGACCACGCCTTCCTGCTGGCCGGTGACGTGTTCACCAAGGACCAGATCGACGGCTATGTCGACCTGAAGATGGAAGAGATCGAGCTGTACGAACACACGCCGCACCCGGTCGAGTTCGGCATGTACTACAGCTGCTGA
- a CDS encoding lytic murein transglycosylase, giving the protein MRRRLSVLALFILAAGPAAAASCGNTASGFDAWKSEFAAEAQRAGVGQRGLQALAGAQYSQKTINADRNQKGVKYALDDFIRIRLGSLDGFAGQAKKRRDRNKAFFDALEQRYGVSAGILLSIHGMETGFGRNMGSEPVVNSILTVAYDCRRPEFFTPHAIAALMMVDRGMLDPSQRGAFHGELGHTQFLPGNAMRYGVDATGDGRVDFYNEADALASTANFLRQKGWRAGAGYQPGEPNFPVLNEWNAATVYQQAIAAAAARIDR; this is encoded by the coding sequence ATGCGCCGTCGTCTTTCCGTCCTTGCCCTGTTCATCCTTGCCGCCGGCCCGGCAGCCGCTGCATCGTGCGGCAATACCGCATCCGGATTTGACGCCTGGAAATCCGAATTTGCCGCCGAGGCGCAACGCGCCGGCGTTGGGCAACGGGGGCTTCAGGCCCTGGCCGGTGCGCAGTATTCTCAGAAGACGATCAATGCGGATCGCAATCAGAAGGGCGTGAAATACGCACTGGACGATTTCATTCGCATCCGGCTTGGATCCCTGGATGGCTTTGCCGGCCAGGCCAAGAAGCGGCGCGACCGCAACAAGGCGTTTTTCGATGCGTTGGAACAGCGCTATGGCGTCAGCGCGGGCATCCTGTTGTCGATCCATGGCATGGAAACCGGCTTTGGCCGCAACATGGGGTCTGAACCGGTGGTCAACTCGATCCTGACGGTCGCGTATGATTGCCGCCGTCCCGAGTTTTTCACACCACATGCCATCGCGGCGCTGATGATGGTGGACCGCGGAATGCTCGATCCCAGTCAACGCGGCGCCTTTCATGGCGAGCTCGGGCATACCCAGTTTCTGCCCGGAAACGCGATGCGGTACGGGGTGGATGCGACGGGCGACGGCCGGGTCGACTTTTACAACGAGGCGGATGCCCTGGCCTCGACGGCGAATTTCCTGCGCCAGAAGGGTTGGCGCGCGGGCGCCGGATACCAGCCGGGCGAGCCCAATTTCCCGGTGCTGAACGAATGGAACGCCGCGACGGTCTATCAACAAGCCATCGCCGCTGCGGCCGCCCGCATCGATCGCTGA
- a CDS encoding heme-dependent oxidative N-demethylase family protein yields MILQSALPYDPHEAPPLPGIRPLGSDPWLIVDDAYAAQMAERERLLRDRRDDVLRLDADAFGAARDLLDTVLTSLPGGFRRDGDVVRRPDGIAVRLDRADPMATLGRLVQEDLCLLEKRGDEHVLTGAVLCFPASWMLSEKFLRPLVAIHRPVAEYDAALSVRVQRLLDGVQPGRGLWRCNAHRYADAALFQPRSEAAPRPAPDKDGAPFLRSERQCILRLAESRAVVFSIHTYVVRAPERISAGSGSAPG; encoded by the coding sequence ATGATTCTGCAATCCGCCTTGCCCTACGACCCGCATGAGGCGCCGCCATTGCCCGGTATCCGCCCGCTGGGCAGCGATCCGTGGCTGATCGTCGATGACGCCTACGCGGCGCAGATGGCGGAACGCGAACGCCTGCTGCGCGACCGGCGCGACGACGTGCTGCGGCTGGATGCCGACGCGTTCGGCGCAGCGCGCGACTTGCTGGATACGGTGCTGACCAGCCTGCCCGGCGGGTTCCGGCGCGACGGCGACGTGGTTCGGCGCCCGGATGGCATCGCGGTCAGGCTCGACCGTGCGGATCCGATGGCGACGCTGGGCCGTCTTGTCCAGGAAGACCTCTGCCTGCTCGAGAAACGCGGCGACGAACATGTCCTGACCGGTGCGGTGCTGTGCTTTCCGGCAAGCTGGATGTTGTCCGAAAAATTCCTGCGTCCGCTGGTGGCGATTCATCGGCCTGTCGCCGAGTATGACGCAGCATTGTCGGTCCGGGTGCAGCGACTGTTAGATGGGGTGCAGCCGGGTCGCGGGCTTTGGCGGTGCAACGCCCACCGTTATGCCGACGCGGCGCTGTTTCAGCCTCGGTCCGAAGCCGCACCGAGACCCGCGCCCGACAAGGACGGGGCGCCATTCCTGCGGTCCGAACGGCAATGCATCCTGCGGCTAGCCGAAAGCCGCGCGGTGGTCTTTTCGATCCACACTTATGTGGTCAGAGCGCCTGAAAGGATCAGTGCAGGATCTGGTTCAGCACCCGGTTGA
- the dddP gene encoding dimethylsulfonioproprionate lyase DddP: protein MNTHYRDTRKIDPTRGATLGDNTPNDMDRIEIGPTQLAYGEWAAAGLDLPDLQAMRLFRWQRLTRHIVDRDYAGLLMFDPLNIRYATDSTNMQLWNTHNPFRAVLLCADGYMVIWDYKNSPFLSSFNPLVREARSGADLFYFDRGDKVNVAADVFSNEVRLLLAEHAPGNRRLAVDKIMLHGLRALEAQGLQIMEGEEVTEKARAVKGPDEIKAMRCASHACETAVRAMEDFARAQVPLGQTSEDDIWAVLHAENIRRGGEWIETRLLTSGPRTNPWFQECGGRIVQNNEIVAFDTDLVGSYGICIDISRTWWIGDAKPRPDMVDAMRHAHDHIMTNMAMLKPGVNIQDLSRNTHVLRPEFQKGKYGCLMHGVGLCDEWPLVAYPDRMVDGAFDYELEPGMTLCVEVLASPEGGDFSIKLEDQVLITEDGHENLTRYPFDPALMGS from the coding sequence ATGAACACGCATTACCGCGACACCCGCAAGATCGACCCGACCCGCGGAGCGACGTTGGGCGACAACACCCCGAACGACATGGACCGGATCGAGATCGGCCCGACCCAGTTGGCCTATGGCGAATGGGCCGCGGCCGGACTGGACCTGCCCGATCTGCAGGCGATGCGGCTTTTCCGCTGGCAACGTCTGACCCGCCATATCGTGGACCGTGACTATGCCGGCCTGCTGATGTTCGACCCGCTCAACATCCGCTACGCCACCGACAGCACGAACATGCAATTGTGGAACACCCACAACCCGTTCCGGGCGGTGCTGCTGTGTGCCGATGGCTACATGGTGATCTGGGACTACAAGAATTCGCCGTTTCTCAGCAGCTTCAACCCGCTGGTGCGCGAGGCACGATCAGGCGCCGACCTGTTCTATTTCGATCGCGGCGACAAGGTGAACGTGGCCGCCGATGTCTTTTCCAACGAAGTCCGGCTTCTGCTGGCCGAACACGCGCCGGGCAACCGGCGCCTGGCGGTCGACAAGATCATGCTGCACGGATTGCGCGCGCTCGAGGCGCAGGGATTGCAGATCATGGAAGGCGAAGAGGTCACCGAGAAAGCGCGCGCTGTCAAAGGCCCGGACGAAATCAAGGCGATGCGCTGCGCCAGCCATGCCTGCGAAACCGCCGTGCGCGCGATGGAGGATTTCGCGCGCGCCCAGGTGCCGCTCGGCCAGACCTCCGAGGACGACATCTGGGCCGTATTGCATGCCGAAAACATTCGCCGCGGCGGCGAATGGATCGAAACCCGACTGCTGACTTCGGGCCCACGCACAAACCCGTGGTTCCAGGAATGCGGCGGACGGATCGTGCAGAACAACGAAATCGTCGCCTTCGACACCGATCTCGTCGGCAGCTACGGCATCTGCATCGACATCAGTCGCACCTGGTGGATCGGCGATGCCAAACCGCGGCCCGACATGGTGGACGCGATGCGCCACGCGCACGACCACATCATGACCAACATGGCGATGCTGAAGCCCGGCGTGAACATCCAGGACCTAAGCCGCAACACCCATGTGCTGCGGCCCGAATTCCAGAAAGGCAAGTACGGCTGCCTCATGCACGGCGTGGGCCTGTGCGATGAATGGCCGCTCGTCGCCTATCCCGACAGAATGGTCGACGGTGCTTTCGACTATGAGCTTGAGCCCGGCATGACGCTTTGTGTCGAGGTTCTGGCCAGCCCCGAAGGCGGCGATTTCTCGATCAAGCTGGAAGACCAGGTGCTGATCACCGAGGACGGCCACGAGAACCTGACCAGATATCCGTTCGATCCGGCCTTGATGGGGTCTTGA